One Methanohalophilus mahii DSM 5219 genomic window carries:
- a CDS encoding helix-turn-helix domain-containing protein yields MQEKIKEISSRVKELRGLSGISTEEIASNLDISLEEYNKYESGELDIPASILFEIAQLLKVDMTVLLTGEDPRMHIFTITRKDEGVSVERRKQYQYEGLAPNFIHKKAEPFVVTVEPQSNQDSTPNSHPGQEFDYVLEGSLKVTIHNNEIILNEGDSIYFDSNYNHSMQAVGDKTAKFLAIIF; encoded by the coding sequence ATGCAAGAAAAAATAAAAGAAATTTCATCACGTGTCAAAGAGTTGCGTGGTTTATCCGGTATAAGTACAGAGGAAATAGCCTCCAACCTTGATATCTCACTAGAAGAATATAATAAATACGAATCGGGAGAACTTGACATCCCTGCAAGTATCCTTTTTGAGATTGCACAACTGCTCAAAGTTGATATGACGGTGCTGCTTACCGGTGAAGATCCAAGGATGCATATTTTCACCATTACCCGTAAAGATGAAGGAGTAAGTGTGGAAAGAAGAAAACAGTACCAATACGAAGGACTGGCTCCAAATTTCATTCACAAAAAGGCAGAACCATTTGTAGTTACCGTTGAACCCCAATCCAATCAGGATTCCACCCCCAATTCCCATCCCGGACAGGAATTTGATTATGTACTTGAAGGGTCCCTGAAAGTTACCATCCATAACAATGAGATAATTCTCAACGAAGGTGACTCAATATACTTCGATTCAAATTACAACCATTCAATGCAGGCGGTCGGAGACAAAACTGCAAAATTCCTTGCAATAATCTTCTAA